The genomic window GGTTTGGAATCCTTTGGAAGATCTATGGGTATGTTGATCGTTTTAGATTCGCGTGCATTAAGCGTGGTAATTGTTGAAGTGTGAATAACATCGCCAATAATCTCAATGGAAAGATTATCGTAGGAGATGATGTTCTGATTCTTAAGAGCGATTTTAAGTGCTGAAATTTGCCTGGGATCAATTTTTTCAGGAATGTTGGGCTCAACAATGACATCAGGTTCATACATTGATTCGTGCTCGCCAAGGTGTATTTGAAGCGCGGTTTTAATGGTCGCATCTTCTTTTTCAGAGTGTACTGCAAGAGCCAACGTGTACGTTCCATCAGCAAGAGTATCAGAAGGGTTAAGTAAAAGAATAAATGAAGAAGAGTTATGTCCTGAAATATCAATACCTGAAGGAATAATATATGTGGGAACGCTCTGAGCTACAAAACGAAGATCTTGCAAGGGCTCAAGAGAAAAGTGATCTGCAGATGGTTTAAGGTTGGTAATGGTAATATTGTACTTTGCAATATCCGTTGTGAGAACGTAATTCTTAACAGGGGTTGCGGTAACAGAAAAGTCTGCAGCTTGCACAGTTACCACGAGTAAAGCAAATAGTATCAAAAATAACCCCTTTTTCATTTGCACTTGGGTGCGAGAAGGAGTTTAAAAAGGTTTCTTTGTCTTTTCATAGTTTTTTCACCGTTTTACTTGTTTGATGAGGCTGGGAGGATTCGAACCCCCGTTCTACGGCCCCCAGCCGCAGGTGATAACCAAGCTACACTACAGCCTCAATTATGGAGTGGTGCTGGAGAATGCAGTTCATGCAAGCTCCTCTTGCAATTCCCTTTGTAGTCTTTAAAAAGTTAATCTTTAAATAACTCTTCTTCACGCAACACCCAGAATGAAAAAAGAGGATTTAAGCCCTGCAAGTTTTATTGGCATTCAGGGAAACGGATACATTTCTTTTGGTTCTGGCCAACCTGATTTACCCCCTCCAAGAGCTGTTTATGATATACTTCCCACGTATCGCTCATTCAAGTACGGGCTTGTGCAAGGACAACTCAACCTTCGCAAAGCACTTGCTAAGCAGTACGCAAATGCAACACCTGATGATTTTGTTATTACCAATGGTGCTTCAGAAGCGCTTGACCTTACACTTCGAACACTCAGAAGAAAAGGGTGCACTAAAGTACTTTTACCTCGACCATATTACTACTCGTATCCACACATGGTGAAATTTGCAGGAATGGAGCCTGTATACACTCAACTCAAAGAGGGCCTTATTGACTTTGATGATTTTGAAGAAAAGATTCGGGGTTGCGGAGCTGTTATTATCAATTCGCCTTCTAACCCTACTGGGCGTGTTGAGAGCATAGAAACACTCAAAAAAATAGAGCGCCTTTGTAAAGATCTTAACATCACCATTATTTCTGACGAAGTCTACAAAGATCTCATATACACAAGAGAAAATTATCTTCTCTCAGGACCTCATGTTGTGACTATTAACTCCTTTTCTAAAACATGGGCAATGTGTGGTTTTCGTGTTGGTTACTTGTGGAGTTCTGATCGAGAGTTCATTAAACAAGTTATTGCTATGAAGTCTCACACTTCCATGAATACGAACATCTTGGGGCAAGAAATGGCTTTCGAAGCAACAAAGGTTGATCGCGCAGTAATTAAAGAACAGCTTAAAATTTGGAAAGCAAGAAGAGATCTTATCTAAGAGGGTCTAAGTGAACTTGGGCTTGAGTTATGGAAGCCAGAAGGAGCATTTTACGTATTGCCCAAAGTAAAAAATCCGCGAGACTTTGTCTGGAACATGTATAAACAACACAAAGTCATTACGTATCTTGGCGAGTGGTTTGGATCACCTCAGCGTGTTCGTTTTTCTTACGCGCTTGATGTTGAGAAGATTGAAGAGGGTCTTAAGAGAATCAAAAAATATTTGGGCTAAACAAGTTACCTTGCGTGACTTACACCGTTTGTTTTTTCAATATGGATGATGTTTTCACAAAAGCTTTCCATTTTTTGCTCATGAGATACAATGATAATTTGATTTGCTTCGACTTCGTCAAGGACATCTCTCATTCTATCAAGCTGCTCAGAGCTAAATCCTTCAGTTGGCTCATCAAGTATAAGTAGATTTTTCGCATGAATATCTCCTAGTTGAGATGTGATGAGTTGATTGAGTGCTAGCCTATAAGCAAATGCAACGGCTGTTTTTTCCCCACCAGATAAGTGTTCTATATCAACTTCGTGACCTTGGGAAATTATTCGAGGAGAAAATGCTTCGTCAAGATGCGCTTCAATTTCATCAGACTCAATAAGTTTATTAAACCATCTTGAAAAGTGTGCGCTGCACTGTTGCTGAAGTTTCGCCAAAGTAAGTTCTTCAAGTTGTTGTTGTAGCGGAATAATATTTTTTTCAAGAAACATCCTTTTTTCCATAAGTTCTTGTGTTGTTTGCGCTATTTTGTCGAGATCATTAAGCTTATTTTCAAGGTTCTTTTTCTGTTCCAGTAAAAGTTCTTTTTCAGTTTCATATCTCACTTTTTCTTGTTGTAATTGCATAAGTGCTTTTTTAAGATCATTTACTTTTGTTTGCTTCTTAGAGAGATTGAGTGAGAGATCGGTAAGCTTAGCAATTCCTTGTTGATACTCTTCAACTTGTTCATCGAATTTTCTGAGCATCTCATCAATCTGAGAGAGTTCAATACAAGCTGTCTTTTCTCGTTTAGAAAGCTCTTTTTCTTGCTGAGTTATACGTTCAAGGCGTTCTTTTCGCTTAAACATTTCTTTGCTTTCTTCAAGCTGTTCTTCAAGGCGCGCTATCGCCTGCGAGAGTTTGGTGTTTTCTTCTTCATCAAGAGCTATTTGCTGTTTTTTGTGAATTATAAGTGAGAGCTCTTCTTCAAGTCGATGCTTTTCTTGAATTTGCTCACTTCTTCTACGAGACAATTCTTCAATGTTCCTCACCTCTTTTTCTATTTGGTTGAAGTCTTTTTCTTGTTCAAGGAGTTTTGCAAGTTTTCTTTCTTCATCTTTGCAGGCAAGTTCTAATTCACGTAATTTCTCTTTTAGTTTAGTGGTGTGCTCCTTTGTTAATTGTTCAATTTTTTTCTTGTGTTCACCTTTTACTTCTTGATAACAAGTGGGACATTGCGTGAGTTGAGATACTTTAGCACTTTGTTCTTCGTGCTTCTTGATTTCTTTTTCAAGAACTTCTTTTTTTGCTAGAAGCTCATGCAGGAGAGTTCGTTTTGTTTGAATGCGTTTTTCAACATCGTTTCGTTCACTCAATTTCGCCCTAAGTTTACGTAACTGTTCAAGCATCTCTGCTCGCTGATCAATAAGAACTTGCATACGCTCAATGCGCTCTCGCAGATGTGATTCTTCCTTACTAAGATGGGCGTATTCTCTTTGTGCGTCTTTTTTTCGTAGTGTTTCTTCTTGCTGTTTTTTAAGTAATTCTCTGAGTTCTTTTTCAATTTGTTCGGGAGGTGGTGTGTGAATAAGTTCTATATCTTCTTTCTCTACTGCGAGGCCGTCAAGGGTTGCGCGAAGATTATGTATTTCTTGAGCGAGCAATCGCTTTCTTGCAAGCATATCCGATCTATTTGAGCGCACTTTCTCAACGATATTCTTAAGTTGAAGGATGCGTGTGTATTCTTCTTTGATCTTGTGAAGCTCCTTCTCCTCCTCAAGCACTTGCTGTTCAAGGCTCTTGAGTGCTGTGTCATCTATGTGTTTTAGCGAGAGGATTCTGGCATTGGTTTTACGAAGTTCTTCTTCAAGAGCTTGTTTTTGTTCTAAGCGAATACTCTGCTCTGAAATCTTTGTTTTAAGATGTTTAAGTGTGAGTTGGGCGTTTTGTGCAATGCGGTGAAATTTATCAATACCAAATATTTTCCTAATGGTGTCTTTTCTTACATCGGGGTGTTCAAAGAGAATCTGCTGCATTTGCGCTTGTGGAGTGTAGATGCTATAACGGAAAATAAGGTTGTTCTTGGTTGTTGTTTCTTGTGGGTATTGCAATACTTCAATAATCTTTGCAGTAAGCTCTGTAGGGGTCGCATCAGATGTTACGTCATCAATGGTAAGAGAGCCTGTACCTGCAAGTATTCCTGTAGCGGTCTTCTTGATCGTTCTCTCAATAACGATCGTCTTTTCTTGTGGTGTGTTTTCGTGGATGCGAAAACAAAGTTCAACTCTTGCTTGTTTTTCGCCTTTTCTTAACAGAGAAGATCCTAGTACCTGTCCTCTTCGGATACCAAAGAGTGCAAATTCAATTGCTTGAAGAATTGTTGATTTACCTGCTCCAATATCTCCATGAAGTAGTATTGAGCCTGTAGGGAACAGGATTTTCTCATCAGAATAGCTTCTAATATTTTGCAGGTGAAGAGAGGTGAGGATCATAGGAGTATTTTGTGGGATGAGCATATAAATAAATGGTGTTGTCACTTGTTCCCACGATTTTGAAGGGTGTTGCAATCAGTTTGCTCTGCAAGGGTTTTGGTGGAGAATTTTCAATCTTCTTTTGCAGTGCTTCTTTTGTAGCGCTTCTTTTGCGGTGCTTCTTTTGACGCACTTTTTTTAGCTCTTTGCGATGGTGTCTTCTGCGCGGTCAGCTCTAAAAGTGACTTTTGTTGATGTCTCTTTTGTTGCTGTCTCTTTCTTGTGACAAGAGCAAATTTATATAGATTTAATCAAAGACAGAAGGTTCATGGGTATGAGAAAACATTCTACACCGCTCGTTGGATCTTCACATAAACTATATGACATCATTAAGGGCTCTTCTTCAATAGGTCCAGGACTTCTAGAGCTTGGCTTAGATCTTAACGACGTGGGGATTCTTTTTGTAGACTCTCTTTACACACTTCCGCGAAGATACAGAATTCCAAGAGGCGTTACTTCTGAATCAGCACTAAGAAGATTCCAAAGTCAGTGCATCGCCTACGTTCGCTCACAGCTCTTCACTGCGGGAAGAGACAAAGAGCGAGGACTCTTAGTAGTTCCATCAAAACTTCCTGCATTGCCCGACTATAACTATCATCAGGACAGCTTAGAGCACGCACTTTTGAAAGCAGACTATTCACCGCATGACATCGCGCAAAGAGTGCTAGAAGGAGCAAGGAAATACAAACAAGAGTACAGTGATGGACCTGATAAACGCTTTTTAGAATACAGGAGAGTTTTCTCACAACTATGAGTCGTAAA from Candidatus Woesearchaeota archaeon includes these protein-coding regions:
- a CDS encoding pyridoxal phosphate-dependent aminotransferase; protein product: MKKEDLSPASFIGIQGNGYISFGSGQPDLPPPRAVYDILPTYRSFKYGLVQGQLNLRKALAKQYANATPDDFVITNGASEALDLTLRTLRRKGCTKVLLPRPYYYSYPHMVKFAGMEPVYTQLKEGLIDFDDFEEKIRGCGAVIINSPSNPTGRVESIETLKKIERLCKDLNITIISDEVYKDLIYTRENYLLSGPHVVTINSFSKTWAMCGFRVGYLWSSDREFIKQVIAMKSHTSMNTNILGQEMAFEATKVDRAVIKEQLKIWKARRDLI
- a CDS encoding SMC family ATPase — encoded protein: MLIPQNTPMILTSLHLQNIRSYSDEKILFPTGSILLHGDIGAGKSTILQAIEFALFGIRRGQVLGSSLLRKGEKQARVELCFRIHENTPQEKTIVIERTIKKTATGILAGTGSLTIDDVTSDATPTELTAKIIEVLQYPQETTTKNNLIFRYSIYTPQAQMQQILFEHPDVRKDTIRKIFGIDKFHRIAQNAQLTLKHLKTKISEQSIRLEQKQALEEELRKTNARILSLKHIDDTALKSLEQQVLEEEKELHKIKEEYTRILQLKNIVEKVRSNRSDMLARKRLLAQEIHNLRATLDGLAVEKEDIELIHTPPPEQIEKELRELLKKQQEETLRKKDAQREYAHLSKEESHLRERIERMQVLIDQRAEMLEQLRKLRAKLSERNDVEKRIQTKRTLLHELLAKKEVLEKEIKKHEEQSAKVSQLTQCPTCYQEVKGEHKKKIEQLTKEHTTKLKEKLRELELACKDEERKLAKLLEQEKDFNQIEKEVRNIEELSRRRSEQIQEKHRLEEELSLIIHKKQQIALDEEENTKLSQAIARLEEQLEESKEMFKRKERLERITQQEKELSKREKTACIELSQIDEMLRKFDEQVEEYQQGIAKLTDLSLNLSKKQTKVNDLKKALMQLQQEKVRYETEKELLLEQKKNLENKLNDLDKIAQTTQELMEKRMFLEKNIIPLQQQLEELTLAKLQQQCSAHFSRWFNKLIESDEIEAHLDEAFSPRIISQGHEVDIEHLSGGEKTAVAFAYRLALNQLITSQLGDIHAKNLLILDEPTEGFSSEQLDRMRDVLDEVEANQIIIVSHEQKMESFCENIIHIEKTNGVSHAR